Proteins encoded together in one Hemiscyllium ocellatum isolate sHemOce1 chromosome 31, sHemOce1.pat.X.cur, whole genome shotgun sequence window:
- the tsr1 gene encoding pre-rRNA-processing protein TSR1 homolog isoform X2, which translates to MAGGGCVQQERHRPGAFKQSNKAHKAGRHRTKGSLEREQRGRVSVKVSTKKLKKQLRRHDRRHHATQIRQQRREAVLAEKRSLGTKEGPPHLVGVIVLHSGTSGADVMRLIRSDETSSVYDLNRSGEQFGLICPRFKQRFSFIRVNSGDIHAVLDLAKVVDTLMLVLDPHEGWDSYGDFCLSCLFAQGLPSHVFVVQGINDLPVKKRTDAKRSLTKIFERRFLDAKLFHMDTEQDAALIVRHIAMQKQRHLAFRDHRSYLLAQQVTFEADAGNGLVGTLKVSGYIRGQPLNVNRLVHIVGHGDFQMQQIDGSPDPMPLNPKTTKKREGLTVIAAHGAEGSSSSPCFISCLVLQSVIKQKCWKYSEGYTESQERNKDPCAEMEEDLKVLMKADSRKQESLESEVVPDPMEGEQTWPTDEELQEAEDTLNSSRKIVRKVPKGTSDYQATWILDDEGDEEESDEDMEKDEIMGETVSQASGESDCEEEADEECETMTVPESIRDDNYDEKVDEEEEMMMLEKCKQERMDEMFPDEVDTPKDVAARVRFQKYRGLKSFRTSPWDPKENLPRDYARIFQFQNYTRTKRRIYRETEEEVEGAMMSVMHFLLRRHANNTEPIKSKEEMVFHCGCRRFRAPPLYSQHTSANKFKYERFFRCNSTLVGTVYGPITFSPASVLMFKQRVNGMHDLVATGSVLKADPDRIIVKRIILSGHPFKILNKTSVVRYMFFNREDVLWFKPVELRTKWGRKGHIKEPLGTHGHMKCLFDGQLKSQDTVLMSLYKRVFPKWAYDPYVPSPIPWERTESTVNVLEVEMD; encoded by the exons GGTGCGTGCAGCAGGAGCGGCACCGGCCCGGGGCCTTCAAACAGAGCAACAAGGCGCACAAAGCCGGCAGGCACCGCACCAAGGGCAGCCTGGAGCGGGAGCAGAGAG gcagagtgagtgtgaaagtgagCACCAAGAAGCTGAAGAAGCAGCTGAGGAGACACGATCGGCGGCACCATGCAACTCAGATCCGCCAGCAGAGGAGGGAAGCA GTGCTCGCGGAGAAGAGGAGTCTGGGCACAAAAGAGGGTCCCCCCCATCTGGTGGGTGTCATCGTCTTGCACTCTGGTACAAGTGGCGCAGATGTCATGAGACTAATTCGGAGTGACGAGACCTCAAGTGTGTATGACCTCAACAGAAGTGGTGAACAATTTGGCTTGATTTGCCCCAGGTTCAAACAGAGATTCAGCTTCATCCGAGTAAATTCAG GTGATATCCATGCTGTCCTTGACCTTGCCAAAGTGGTGGACACGCTGATGTTGGTGCTGGATCCACATGAGGGATGGGACAGTTATGGTGACTTCTGCCTCTCCTGCCTGTTTGCACAGGGCCTCCCAAGTCATG TGTTTGTGGTTCAAGGAATCAATGACCTTCCTGTCAAGAAGCGAACAGATGCTAAAAGGAGTTTGACCAAGATTTTCGAGAGACGTTTTCTTGATGCGAAACTCTTTCACATGGACACGGAGCAGGATGCTGCACTGATTGTCAGACACATTGCAATGCAGAAACAGCGACACCTTGCTTTCCGAGATCACCGCTCCTACTTATTGGCTCAGCAAGTGACGTTTGAGGCCGATGCTGGAAATGGGCTGGTGGGGACACTGAAGGTGTCTGGTTATATCCGGGGGCAGCCGCTGAATGTAAACAGGCTGGTTCACATTGTAGGACACGGAGATTTCCAGATGCAGCAAATTGATGGTTCACCTGACCCCATGCCCCTGAACCCCAAGACTACAAAGAAAAGAGAGGGCCTGACG GTCATAGCAGCTCATGGGGCGGAAGGAAGCTCTTCATCTCCCTGTTTTATTTCCTGTTTGGTTCTTCAGTCTGTAAtaaaacagaaatgctggaaatactcagaagGTTACACAGAATCtcaagagagaaacaaa GATCCCTGTGCTGAGATGGAAGAGGACCTGAAAGTTCTGATGAAAGCAGATTCTAGAAAGCAGGAATCGCTTGAATCGGAAGTTGTTCCTGATCCGATGGAGGGAGAGCAGACTTGGCCCACAGACGAAGAGctgcaggaggctgagg ATACTCTGAATTCAAGCAGGAAGATTGTTCGGAAAGTTCCGAAAGGTACCTCTGATTATCAGGCCACCTGGATTCTGGATGAtgagggagatgaggaggaaagtgACGAAGATATGGAGAAAGATGAGATAATGGGTGAGACGGTGTCACAG GCCAGCGGAGAAAGTGATTGTGAGGAAGAGGCTGATGAGGAATGTGAAACCATGACGGTTCCAGAAAGCATTCGCGATGATAATTATGATGAGAAGGTGGATGAAGAGGAGGAGAtgatgatgctggaaaagtgcaagcAGGAGCGAATGGATGAAATGTTCCCCGATGAGGTAGACACACCGAAGGATGTAGCTGCTCGAGTCAG GTTTCAGAAGTATCGGGGGCTGAAGAGTTTCCGCACTTCACCCTGGGACCCCAAGGAGAACTTGCCGCGGGATTATGCCAGAATATTCCAGTTCCAGAATTATACCCGGACAAAGAGGAGAATCTACAGGGAGACTGAAGAGGAGGTGGAAGGTGCAATG ATGTCAGTGATGCATTTCCTGCTCAGGAGGCACGCAAACAACACTGAGCCCATCAAGTCGAAAGAGGAGATGGTGTTCCACTGTGGCTGCAGAAGATTTCGGGCTCCACCTCTATATTCCCAGCACACATCAG CCAACAAGTTCAAATATGAGCGTTTTTTCCGTTGTAACAGCACTCTGGTGGGCACTGTGTACGGTCCAATCACCTTCTCGCCAGCCTCCGTCCTAATGTTCAAGCAAAGAGTCAATG GTATGCATGACCTCGTTGCAACCGGCTCTGTACTGAAGGCTGACCCTGACCGCATCATCGTCAAGAGAATTATCCTGAGTGGCCATCCCTTCAAAATCCTGAACAAAACTTCCGTGGTGCGCTACATGTTCTTCAACCGAG AGGATGTGCTGTGGTTTAAGCCAGTGGAACTTCGAACAAAATGGGGACGAAAGGGTCACATCAAGGAGCCTTTAG GGACTCACGGACACATGAAATGTTTGTTTGATGGCCAGCTGAAATCCCAGGATACTGTGCTGATGAGCTTATACAAGCGAGTTTTCCCAAAATGGGCATATGATCCCTACGTTCCGAGCCCAATACCTTGGGAGCGAACTGAATCTACTGTCAATGTGCTGGAGGTTGAGATGGATTAG
- the tsr1 gene encoding pre-rRNA-processing protein TSR1 homolog isoform X1 — translation MAGGGCVQQERHRPGAFKQSNKAHKAGRHRTKGSLEREQRGRVSVKVSTKKLKKQLRRHDRRHHATQIRQQRREAVLAEKRSLGTKEGPPHLVGVIVLHSGTSGADVMRLIRSDETSSVYDLNRSGEQFGLICPRFKQRFSFIRVNSGDIHAVLDLAKVVDTLMLVLDPHEGWDSYGDFCLSCLFAQGLPSHVFVVQGINDLPVKKRTDAKRSLTKIFERRFLDAKLFHMDTEQDAALIVRHIAMQKQRHLAFRDHRSYLLAQQVTFEADAGNGLVGTLKVSGYIRGQPLNVNRLVHIVGHGDFQMQQIDGSPDPMPLNPKTTKKREGLTVIAAHGAEGSSSSPCFISCLVLQSVIKQKCWKYSEGYTESQERNKDPCAEMEEDLKVLMKADSRKQESLESEVVPDPMEGEQTWPTDEELQEAEDTLNSSRKIVRKVPKGTSDYQATWILDDEGDEEESDEDMEKDEIMGETVSQASGESDCEEEADEECETMTVPESIRDDNYDEKVDEEEEMMMLEKCKQERMDEMFPDEVDTPKDVAARVRFQKYRGLKSFRTSPWDPKENLPRDYARIFQFQNYTRTKRRIYRETEEEVEGAMPGWYVTVHIGSVPVSLMDSLDPEVPLALFTLLPHEHKMSVMHFLLRRHANNTEPIKSKEEMVFHCGCRRFRAPPLYSQHTSANKFKYERFFRCNSTLVGTVYGPITFSPASVLMFKQRVNGMHDLVATGSVLKADPDRIIVKRIILSGHPFKILNKTSVVRYMFFNREDVLWFKPVELRTKWGRKGHIKEPLGTHGHMKCLFDGQLKSQDTVLMSLYKRVFPKWAYDPYVPSPIPWERTESTVNVLEVEMD, via the exons GGTGCGTGCAGCAGGAGCGGCACCGGCCCGGGGCCTTCAAACAGAGCAACAAGGCGCACAAAGCCGGCAGGCACCGCACCAAGGGCAGCCTGGAGCGGGAGCAGAGAG gcagagtgagtgtgaaagtgagCACCAAGAAGCTGAAGAAGCAGCTGAGGAGACACGATCGGCGGCACCATGCAACTCAGATCCGCCAGCAGAGGAGGGAAGCA GTGCTCGCGGAGAAGAGGAGTCTGGGCACAAAAGAGGGTCCCCCCCATCTGGTGGGTGTCATCGTCTTGCACTCTGGTACAAGTGGCGCAGATGTCATGAGACTAATTCGGAGTGACGAGACCTCAAGTGTGTATGACCTCAACAGAAGTGGTGAACAATTTGGCTTGATTTGCCCCAGGTTCAAACAGAGATTCAGCTTCATCCGAGTAAATTCAG GTGATATCCATGCTGTCCTTGACCTTGCCAAAGTGGTGGACACGCTGATGTTGGTGCTGGATCCACATGAGGGATGGGACAGTTATGGTGACTTCTGCCTCTCCTGCCTGTTTGCACAGGGCCTCCCAAGTCATG TGTTTGTGGTTCAAGGAATCAATGACCTTCCTGTCAAGAAGCGAACAGATGCTAAAAGGAGTTTGACCAAGATTTTCGAGAGACGTTTTCTTGATGCGAAACTCTTTCACATGGACACGGAGCAGGATGCTGCACTGATTGTCAGACACATTGCAATGCAGAAACAGCGACACCTTGCTTTCCGAGATCACCGCTCCTACTTATTGGCTCAGCAAGTGACGTTTGAGGCCGATGCTGGAAATGGGCTGGTGGGGACACTGAAGGTGTCTGGTTATATCCGGGGGCAGCCGCTGAATGTAAACAGGCTGGTTCACATTGTAGGACACGGAGATTTCCAGATGCAGCAAATTGATGGTTCACCTGACCCCATGCCCCTGAACCCCAAGACTACAAAGAAAAGAGAGGGCCTGACG GTCATAGCAGCTCATGGGGCGGAAGGAAGCTCTTCATCTCCCTGTTTTATTTCCTGTTTGGTTCTTCAGTCTGTAAtaaaacagaaatgctggaaatactcagaagGTTACACAGAATCtcaagagagaaacaaa GATCCCTGTGCTGAGATGGAAGAGGACCTGAAAGTTCTGATGAAAGCAGATTCTAGAAAGCAGGAATCGCTTGAATCGGAAGTTGTTCCTGATCCGATGGAGGGAGAGCAGACTTGGCCCACAGACGAAGAGctgcaggaggctgagg ATACTCTGAATTCAAGCAGGAAGATTGTTCGGAAAGTTCCGAAAGGTACCTCTGATTATCAGGCCACCTGGATTCTGGATGAtgagggagatgaggaggaaagtgACGAAGATATGGAGAAAGATGAGATAATGGGTGAGACGGTGTCACAG GCCAGCGGAGAAAGTGATTGTGAGGAAGAGGCTGATGAGGAATGTGAAACCATGACGGTTCCAGAAAGCATTCGCGATGATAATTATGATGAGAAGGTGGATGAAGAGGAGGAGAtgatgatgctggaaaagtgcaagcAGGAGCGAATGGATGAAATGTTCCCCGATGAGGTAGACACACCGAAGGATGTAGCTGCTCGAGTCAG GTTTCAGAAGTATCGGGGGCTGAAGAGTTTCCGCACTTCACCCTGGGACCCCAAGGAGAACTTGCCGCGGGATTATGCCAGAATATTCCAGTTCCAGAATTATACCCGGACAAAGAGGAGAATCTACAGGGAGACTGAAGAGGAGGTGGAAGGTGCAATG CCAGGCTGGTATGTTACTGTACACATTGGCAGCGTGCCTGTGTCACTGATGGACAGTCTCGACCCAGAGGTTCCCCTGGCCCTCTTCACCCTGCTGCCGCACGAACACAAG ATGTCAGTGATGCATTTCCTGCTCAGGAGGCACGCAAACAACACTGAGCCCATCAAGTCGAAAGAGGAGATGGTGTTCCACTGTGGCTGCAGAAGATTTCGGGCTCCACCTCTATATTCCCAGCACACATCAG CCAACAAGTTCAAATATGAGCGTTTTTTCCGTTGTAACAGCACTCTGGTGGGCACTGTGTACGGTCCAATCACCTTCTCGCCAGCCTCCGTCCTAATGTTCAAGCAAAGAGTCAATG GTATGCATGACCTCGTTGCAACCGGCTCTGTACTGAAGGCTGACCCTGACCGCATCATCGTCAAGAGAATTATCCTGAGTGGCCATCCCTTCAAAATCCTGAACAAAACTTCCGTGGTGCGCTACATGTTCTTCAACCGAG AGGATGTGCTGTGGTTTAAGCCAGTGGAACTTCGAACAAAATGGGGACGAAAGGGTCACATCAAGGAGCCTTTAG GGACTCACGGACACATGAAATGTTTGTTTGATGGCCAGCTGAAATCCCAGGATACTGTGCTGATGAGCTTATACAAGCGAGTTTTCCCAAAATGGGCATATGATCCCTACGTTCCGAGCCCAATACCTTGGGAGCGAACTGAATCTACTGTCAATGTGCTGGAGGTTGAGATGGATTAG
- the tsr1 gene encoding pre-rRNA-processing protein TSR1 homolog isoform X3, translating into MAGGGCVQQERHRPGAFKQSNKAHKAGRHRTKGSLEREQRGRVSVKVSTKKLKKQLRRHDRRHHATQIRQQRREAVLAEKRSLGTKEGPPHLVGVIVLHSGTSGADVMRLIRSDETSSVYDLNRSGEQFGLICPRFKQRFSFIRVNSGDIHAVLDLAKVVDTLMLVLDPHEGWDSYGDFCLSCLFAQGLPSHVFVVQGINDLPVKKRTDAKRSLTKIFERRFLDAKLFHMDTEQDAALIVRHIAMQKQRHLAFRDHRSYLLAQQVTFEADAGNGLVGTLKVSGYIRGQPLNVNRLVHIVGHGDFQMQQIDGSPDPMPLNPKTTKKREGLTDPCAEMEEDLKVLMKADSRKQESLESEVVPDPMEGEQTWPTDEELQEAEDTLNSSRKIVRKVPKGTSDYQATWILDDEGDEEESDEDMEKDEIMGETVSQASGESDCEEEADEECETMTVPESIRDDNYDEKVDEEEEMMMLEKCKQERMDEMFPDEVDTPKDVAARVRFQKYRGLKSFRTSPWDPKENLPRDYARIFQFQNYTRTKRRIYRETEEEVEGAMPGWYVTVHIGSVPVSLMDSLDPEVPLALFTLLPHEHKMSVMHFLLRRHANNTEPIKSKEEMVFHCGCRRFRAPPLYSQHTSANKFKYERFFRCNSTLVGTVYGPITFSPASVLMFKQRVNGMHDLVATGSVLKADPDRIIVKRIILSGHPFKILNKTSVVRYMFFNREDVLWFKPVELRTKWGRKGHIKEPLGTHGHMKCLFDGQLKSQDTVLMSLYKRVFPKWAYDPYVPSPIPWERTESTVNVLEVEMD; encoded by the exons GGTGCGTGCAGCAGGAGCGGCACCGGCCCGGGGCCTTCAAACAGAGCAACAAGGCGCACAAAGCCGGCAGGCACCGCACCAAGGGCAGCCTGGAGCGGGAGCAGAGAG gcagagtgagtgtgaaagtgagCACCAAGAAGCTGAAGAAGCAGCTGAGGAGACACGATCGGCGGCACCATGCAACTCAGATCCGCCAGCAGAGGAGGGAAGCA GTGCTCGCGGAGAAGAGGAGTCTGGGCACAAAAGAGGGTCCCCCCCATCTGGTGGGTGTCATCGTCTTGCACTCTGGTACAAGTGGCGCAGATGTCATGAGACTAATTCGGAGTGACGAGACCTCAAGTGTGTATGACCTCAACAGAAGTGGTGAACAATTTGGCTTGATTTGCCCCAGGTTCAAACAGAGATTCAGCTTCATCCGAGTAAATTCAG GTGATATCCATGCTGTCCTTGACCTTGCCAAAGTGGTGGACACGCTGATGTTGGTGCTGGATCCACATGAGGGATGGGACAGTTATGGTGACTTCTGCCTCTCCTGCCTGTTTGCACAGGGCCTCCCAAGTCATG TGTTTGTGGTTCAAGGAATCAATGACCTTCCTGTCAAGAAGCGAACAGATGCTAAAAGGAGTTTGACCAAGATTTTCGAGAGACGTTTTCTTGATGCGAAACTCTTTCACATGGACACGGAGCAGGATGCTGCACTGATTGTCAGACACATTGCAATGCAGAAACAGCGACACCTTGCTTTCCGAGATCACCGCTCCTACTTATTGGCTCAGCAAGTGACGTTTGAGGCCGATGCTGGAAATGGGCTGGTGGGGACACTGAAGGTGTCTGGTTATATCCGGGGGCAGCCGCTGAATGTAAACAGGCTGGTTCACATTGTAGGACACGGAGATTTCCAGATGCAGCAAATTGATGGTTCACCTGACCCCATGCCCCTGAACCCCAAGACTACAAAGAAAAGAGAGGGCCTGACG GATCCCTGTGCTGAGATGGAAGAGGACCTGAAAGTTCTGATGAAAGCAGATTCTAGAAAGCAGGAATCGCTTGAATCGGAAGTTGTTCCTGATCCGATGGAGGGAGAGCAGACTTGGCCCACAGACGAAGAGctgcaggaggctgagg ATACTCTGAATTCAAGCAGGAAGATTGTTCGGAAAGTTCCGAAAGGTACCTCTGATTATCAGGCCACCTGGATTCTGGATGAtgagggagatgaggaggaaagtgACGAAGATATGGAGAAAGATGAGATAATGGGTGAGACGGTGTCACAG GCCAGCGGAGAAAGTGATTGTGAGGAAGAGGCTGATGAGGAATGTGAAACCATGACGGTTCCAGAAAGCATTCGCGATGATAATTATGATGAGAAGGTGGATGAAGAGGAGGAGAtgatgatgctggaaaagtgcaagcAGGAGCGAATGGATGAAATGTTCCCCGATGAGGTAGACACACCGAAGGATGTAGCTGCTCGAGTCAG GTTTCAGAAGTATCGGGGGCTGAAGAGTTTCCGCACTTCACCCTGGGACCCCAAGGAGAACTTGCCGCGGGATTATGCCAGAATATTCCAGTTCCAGAATTATACCCGGACAAAGAGGAGAATCTACAGGGAGACTGAAGAGGAGGTGGAAGGTGCAATG CCAGGCTGGTATGTTACTGTACACATTGGCAGCGTGCCTGTGTCACTGATGGACAGTCTCGACCCAGAGGTTCCCCTGGCCCTCTTCACCCTGCTGCCGCACGAACACAAG ATGTCAGTGATGCATTTCCTGCTCAGGAGGCACGCAAACAACACTGAGCCCATCAAGTCGAAAGAGGAGATGGTGTTCCACTGTGGCTGCAGAAGATTTCGGGCTCCACCTCTATATTCCCAGCACACATCAG CCAACAAGTTCAAATATGAGCGTTTTTTCCGTTGTAACAGCACTCTGGTGGGCACTGTGTACGGTCCAATCACCTTCTCGCCAGCCTCCGTCCTAATGTTCAAGCAAAGAGTCAATG GTATGCATGACCTCGTTGCAACCGGCTCTGTACTGAAGGCTGACCCTGACCGCATCATCGTCAAGAGAATTATCCTGAGTGGCCATCCCTTCAAAATCCTGAACAAAACTTCCGTGGTGCGCTACATGTTCTTCAACCGAG AGGATGTGCTGTGGTTTAAGCCAGTGGAACTTCGAACAAAATGGGGACGAAAGGGTCACATCAAGGAGCCTTTAG GGACTCACGGACACATGAAATGTTTGTTTGATGGCCAGCTGAAATCCCAGGATACTGTGCTGATGAGCTTATACAAGCGAGTTTTCCCAAAATGGGCATATGATCCCTACGTTCCGAGCCCAATACCTTGGGAGCGAACTGAATCTACTGTCAATGTGCTGGAGGTTGAGATGGATTAG